The following are encoded in a window of Qipengyuania soli genomic DNA:
- the groL gene encoding chaperonin GroEL (60 kDa chaperone family; promotes refolding of misfolded polypeptides especially under stressful conditions; forms two stacked rings of heptamers to form a barrel-shaped 14mer; ends can be capped by GroES; misfolded proteins enter the barrel where they are refolded when GroES binds) — translation MAAKEVKFASDARDRMLRGVDTLANAVKVTLGPKGRNVVIEKSFGAPRITKDGVTVAKEIELKDKFENMGAQMLREVASKQNDKAGDGTTTATVLAQAIVREGAKAVAAGMNPMDLKRGIDFAVGTVVKDLESHAKKVSANSEIAQVATISANGDETVGRILAEAMEKVGNEGVITVEEAKSLETELETVEGMQFDRGYLSPYFVTNAEKLKVELEDPYILIHEKKLSNLQALIPLLEQVVQSGKPLLIIAEDVEGEALATLVVNKLRGGLKVAAVKAPGFGDRRKAMLEDIAILTAGNVVSEELGTKLENVTIGMLGRAKKVIIDKDNTTIVDGAGNKADIDARVSQIRAQIETTTSDYDREKLQERVAKLAGGVAVIRVGGATEVEVKERKDRVDDALHATRAAVEEGILPGGGIALLRALKSLEGLKAANDDQQSGIDIVRRALRAPARQIAENAGEDGAYIVGKLLEGDDYNHGFNAATGEYEDLVQSGVIDPAKVVRTALQDAASVASLLITTEALVAELPKEDTPAPMPAMDF, via the coding sequence ATGGCTGCGAAAGAAGTAAAGTTTGCGTCGGATGCGCGTGATCGCATGCTCCGCGGCGTGGATACGCTTGCAAATGCGGTTAAGGTAACTCTCGGCCCCAAGGGCCGCAACGTGGTGATCGAGAAGAGCTTCGGTGCCCCTCGTATCACCAAGGATGGCGTCACTGTCGCCAAGGAAATCGAACTCAAGGACAAGTTCGAAAACATGGGCGCACAGATGCTGCGCGAAGTCGCCAGCAAGCAGAACGACAAGGCGGGTGACGGCACCACCACCGCTACCGTTCTTGCCCAGGCCATCGTGCGCGAAGGTGCCAAGGCGGTTGCTGCCGGCATGAACCCGATGGACCTGAAGCGCGGTATCGACTTCGCCGTCGGCACCGTGGTCAAGGACCTCGAAAGCCATGCCAAGAAGGTGTCCGCCAACAGCGAAATCGCACAGGTCGCGACCATTTCCGCCAATGGCGACGAAACCGTCGGGCGCATCCTTGCCGAAGCGATGGAGAAGGTCGGCAATGAAGGCGTGATCACGGTCGAGGAAGCCAAGAGCCTCGAGACTGAGCTCGAAACGGTCGAGGGCATGCAGTTCGACCGCGGCTACCTCTCGCCCTATTTCGTGACCAATGCCGAGAAGCTGAAGGTGGAACTCGAGGATCCGTACATCCTCATTCACGAGAAGAAGCTGTCGAACCTGCAGGCGCTGATCCCGCTACTCGAACAGGTCGTGCAGTCGGGCAAGCCGTTGCTGATCATCGCCGAGGACGTCGAAGGCGAAGCCCTAGCAACCCTCGTTGTCAACAAGCTGCGTGGCGGACTGAAGGTCGCGGCAGTTAAGGCACCCGGCTTCGGCGATCGCCGCAAAGCCATGCTGGAGGATATTGCCATCCTTACAGCCGGCAATGTGGTCAGCGAGGAACTTGGTACGAAGCTCGAGAACGTCACGATTGGCATGCTCGGCCGGGCCAAGAAGGTCATCATCGACAAGGACAACACTACCATCGTAGATGGTGCCGGCAACAAGGCCGACATCGACGCCCGGGTCAGCCAGATCCGTGCCCAGATCGAGACCACGACCAGCGACTACGACCGCGAAAAGCTGCAGGAACGCGTGGCCAAGCTGGCTGGCGGCGTGGCCGTCATCCGCGTCGGTGGTGCGACAGAGGTCGAGGTCAAGGAGCGCAAGGACCGCGTCGACGATGCGCTGCACGCGACCCGTGCGGCTGTCGAGGAAGGCATTCTGCCGGGCGGCGGTATCGCCCTGCTCCGGGCGCTTAAGTCGCTCGAAGGCCTCAAGGCCGCCAATGATGATCAGCAGTCCGGTATCGACATCGTGCGTCGCGCCCTGCGCGCGCCGGCTCGCCAGATCGCCGAGAACGCGGGTGAAGACGGTGCCTATATTGTCGGCAAGCTGCTCGAAGGCGACGACTACAATCACGGCTTCAACGCCGCGACCGGCGAATATGAAGACCTGGTGCAGTCGGGTGTCATCGATCCGGCAAAGGTCGTGCGCACCGCGCTGCAGGATGCGGCTTCGGTCGCCTCGCTGCTTATCACCACCGAGGCGCTGGTGGCCGAACTGCCCAAGGAAGACACGCCCGCACCGATGCCGGCGATGGACTTCTAA
- the groES gene encoding co-chaperone GroES yields the protein MHFRPLHDRVLVRRIEAEEKTAGGIIIPDTAKEKPMEGEVVAVGPGARDDAGKLVELAVKAGDRILFGKWSGTEVRIDGEDLLIMKESDILGIIETTAELKKAA from the coding sequence ATGCATTTCCGACCTTTGCACGATCGCGTGCTGGTTCGCCGTATCGAGGCCGAAGAAAAGACGGCCGGCGGCATTATCATCCCTGACACCGCCAAGGAAAAGCCGATGGAAGGCGAAGTCGTCGCCGTTGGCCCGGGTGCGCGTGACGATGCCGGGAAGCTGGTGGAACTCGCCGTCAAGGCGGGCGACCGCATCCTGTTCGGCAAGTGGTCCGGCACCGAAGTGCGGATCGACGGCGAGGACCTGCTCATCATGAAGGAGAGCGACATCCTCGGTATCATTGAAACCACCGCCGAACTCAAGAAGGCGGCGTAA
- a CDS encoding usg protein, which translates to MTDRAFLVQLEGYGLTTAEICYFMPDYPSLLQIYAWQEYDAAPDFPVLFDFLAHWRREIEAEIRSVRIAHEKMIRPASWRSADGVISWE; encoded by the coding sequence ATGACCGACCGCGCTTTCCTGGTTCAGCTGGAAGGATACGGGCTGACCACGGCAGAAATCTGCTATTTCATGCCGGATTACCCCTCGCTCCTGCAGATTTATGCCTGGCAGGAATACGATGCAGCACCGGATTTTCCGGTGCTGTTCGATTTCCTCGCGCATTGGCGGCGCGAGATCGAGGCGGAGATAAGGTCAGTCCGAATCGCCCATGAGAAAATGATCCGGCCAGCGAGCTGGCGTTCGGCGGACGGCGTGATCTCGTGGGAGTAG
- a CDS encoding VOC family protein, which translates to MLFHTMVGSNDIERSRQFYNAVLGVLGMPEPMNNIAGSGHMRLFYPNPGGTNFIVTQPINDEPATVANGATVAFSCDSPEQVQQFHDVAVANGGTSIEDAPGPRESAMGTIHLTYVRDPDGNKLCGIHIPG; encoded by the coding sequence TTGCTGTTCCACACAATGGTAGGCTCAAACGACATTGAGCGGTCGCGGCAGTTCTACAACGCGGTTCTGGGTGTTCTGGGAATGCCAGAGCCGATGAACAATATTGCCGGTAGCGGACATATGCGCCTCTTCTACCCGAACCCGGGCGGAACAAACTTCATCGTCACTCAGCCGATCAACGATGAACCTGCCACCGTGGCGAACGGGGCTACGGTTGCTTTCTCGTGCGATTCGCCCGAACAAGTTCAGCAATTTCATGATGTGGCCGTCGCCAACGGCGGAACGTCAATCGAAGACGCTCCCGGCCCGCGGGAGTCTGCGATGGGAACGATCCACCTGACCTACGTGCGTGATCCTGACGGCAATAAACTTTGCGGGATCCACATCCCCGGATAG
- a CDS encoding trypsin-like serine peptidase: MIGTIMKRCISALVLAMALFGLQQPPPLRATQNFSVSPIGAINCRSGLTSWRTTGTLVGDQKTVLTVAHFDTFRRRNVDVAKDLRDCRFTLYDSYGVQSFSSRFELVQRGGSPQTRHLSNATDWAVLTLDHSAPEAVTPLQVATSPDFPSRSEVMIVASSKSGRRANKNTRSCLAWPQAERSIVLQHSCPTKGGWSGAPLLVRIDGELQAVGVHSGRLGNFGLAVGFNGRLGERLRAAIPRQSPRTLGTATSFRSD; this comes from the coding sequence ATGATTGGCACGATTATGAAGCGATGTATCTCAGCGCTGGTTTTGGCGATGGCGCTTTTCGGCTTGCAACAACCGCCACCTTTGCGAGCCACTCAGAATTTTTCAGTCTCGCCTATCGGCGCGATCAACTGCCGCTCCGGGCTTACAAGTTGGCGCACGACTGGAACTCTGGTCGGCGACCAGAAGACTGTCCTCACGGTAGCTCATTTTGACACTTTCCGCAGGCGAAACGTTGATGTCGCCAAGGACCTTCGCGATTGCCGATTTACTCTCTACGATAGCTACGGAGTCCAATCTTTTAGCTCGAGGTTTGAACTCGTACAAAGGGGCGGCTCTCCCCAGACCAGACACTTGTCCAATGCAACCGACTGGGCGGTCCTCACACTTGATCACTCCGCACCTGAGGCCGTCACTCCATTGCAGGTCGCGACTTCCCCTGACTTTCCGAGCAGGAGCGAAGTCATGATAGTAGCTTCGTCGAAGTCAGGGCGAAGAGCCAACAAAAACACTCGAAGTTGCTTGGCATGGCCGCAGGCGGAACGATCGATTGTCCTGCAACACAGTTGTCCTACAAAAGGGGGCTGGAGCGGTGCCCCACTGTTGGTCCGAATTGATGGCGAGCTCCAAGCTGTAGGCGTGCACAGCGGAAGGTTAGGCAATTTTGGACTGGCCGTTGGATTTAACGGTCGCTTGGGTGAACGCCTGCGCGCTGCGATTCCTCGCCAATCACCCCGGACTCTTGGGACCGCTACCTCTTTCCGCAGCGACTAG
- a CDS encoding winged helix DNA-binding protein, whose translation MKKENVAELRDLATRILGLTEEQGATIELYRQDAKPIQAIQYSTDLIGDDELWRAARKELARKRARTEFLPAEMSTGACWTMLLDLFDNKRRHKQVSITSVCSAAMVPTTTALRYLGLLFTMGLVERLSDPRDARRVHVRLTGQGETAVKQTLQRQIEVERRIDEEDLKENNSRG comes from the coding sequence GTGAAGAAGGAGAATGTTGCTGAGCTCAGGGACCTTGCAACTCGCATTCTCGGCCTGACGGAGGAGCAAGGCGCCACAATCGAACTCTACCGGCAAGATGCCAAACCCATCCAAGCCATCCAATATTCAACGGATTTGATAGGAGACGACGAGCTATGGCGTGCGGCGAGAAAGGAGCTTGCTCGAAAAAGAGCGCGGACCGAATTTTTGCCGGCAGAAATGTCGACGGGAGCCTGTTGGACGATGCTGCTCGACCTGTTCGACAATAAGCGTCGTCATAAGCAGGTTAGCATCACGAGCGTTTGCTCAGCGGCGATGGTCCCTACCACGACCGCACTTCGGTATCTTGGCCTTTTGTTCACAATGGGCCTCGTCGAAAGGCTTAGTGACCCAAGAGATGCGCGACGGGTTCATGTGAGGCTGACCGGCCAAGGGGAGACCGCGGTGAAGCAGACGTTGCAGCGCCAGATCGAAGTCGAGCGGAGGATCGACGAAGAGGATCTCAAGGAGAACAACTCGCGCGGCTGA
- a CDS encoding JAB domain-containing protein, giving the protein MAAPSLAISECAKPGETWHESLISTRALFLMGLEAGVSRSNLDSGDARFRLWLKSQFTGLVEERLLGVFGDGAGRFIAYKWLAFGGESMVQASARTIVQSAFDLKARSVILAHNHPSGNASASEDDIRSTINLQSLARPLGIEIRDHIILADANICSMADRGIL; this is encoded by the coding sequence ATGGCGGCCCCGTCGCTGGCGATATCTGAGTGTGCCAAACCTGGTGAAACGTGGCACGAGAGCCTGATCTCGACCCGAGCCTTGTTCCTGATGGGCCTTGAGGCAGGAGTTTCGCGCTCGAACCTGGATAGCGGTGATGCGAGATTCAGGCTTTGGCTCAAATCCCAGTTCACGGGCCTCGTCGAAGAGCGTCTGTTGGGCGTCTTCGGTGACGGTGCAGGGCGCTTTATTGCATACAAGTGGCTGGCCTTCGGCGGCGAATCCATGGTGCAAGCTTCGGCACGGACGATCGTACAGTCCGCCTTCGACCTGAAGGCCAGGTCTGTCATCCTGGCCCATAATCATCCTTCCGGGAACGCAAGCGCAAGCGAAGACGACATTCGCTCGACCATCAATCTCCAGAGTTTGGCTCGGCCATTGGGGATCGAAATTCGTGACCACATCATTCTGGCTGATGCAAACATCTGCAGCATGGCTGATCGGGGGATATTGTGA
- a CDS encoding helix-turn-helix domain-containing protein gives MQRYRRSSGNVALTEKQCEAIQLVAEGYTSKEVARILSISPKMVDRRIDAVRQKLGGVSRGEAARIYRANYTEGDNSPGGAIPLTRPEGLDALDASREDAEVFSFADVGSHAEFFDAAPWDYPNVSPVPKFELARFGIGARLAMMGGGALLIAAVLLVLIGVANGLNEMIVS, from the coding sequence ATGCAGAGATATCGCAGAAGCTCTGGGAATGTTGCTCTCACTGAAAAGCAGTGCGAGGCAATTCAACTAGTTGCAGAGGGCTACACTTCAAAGGAAGTGGCACGGATCCTCTCCATCTCTCCCAAGATGGTGGACCGCCGCATTGATGCAGTCCGTCAGAAACTCGGCGGCGTCAGTCGTGGCGAGGCTGCTCGCATATACCGAGCCAACTACACTGAGGGGGATAATTCCCCCGGTGGAGCAATCCCCCTAACGCGTCCTGAAGGATTGGATGCACTCGATGCGAGCCGCGAGGACGCAGAGGTCTTCTCATTCGCAGATGTTGGTTCTCATGCAGAGTTCTTCGACGCTGCGCCTTGGGATTACCCAAACGTCTCTCCGGTGCCGAAGTTTGAGTTGGCTCGATTTGGAATCGGCGCGCGATTGGCGATGATGGGTGGAGGGGCTCTACTCATTGCCGCGGTCCTCCTGGTTCTCATCGGGGTAGCCAATGGGCTGAATGAGATGATCGTCTCGTAG
- a CDS encoding PilZ domain-containing protein, translating into MDASQSRRAHVRTNLFAVASIASPSVSAPVRVRNLSDLGALVEGAELPRIGERITLRRGDLTASGKVVRKIADRAGLQFDRPIQVAAWLPSGVRDQAAVNAQVAEARASSIGGQQGACPNPVPQTVPMREELESVADMLVALADAFSEDPSIVERYLTRLQVLDVAAQKIRYFARR; encoded by the coding sequence ATGGACGCTTCCCAATCGAGACGGGCACATGTGCGAACGAACCTCTTCGCAGTAGCGTCGATCGCATCTCCCAGTGTCTCAGCCCCGGTTCGGGTTCGTAATCTCTCAGATCTTGGCGCCTTGGTGGAGGGGGCTGAGCTTCCGAGGATAGGTGAGCGGATAACGCTTCGCAGGGGCGACCTTACTGCAAGCGGAAAAGTCGTTCGAAAAATCGCTGACAGGGCCGGACTCCAGTTCGACCGTCCAATTCAGGTGGCTGCCTGGTTGCCTTCTGGAGTGCGAGACCAAGCAGCGGTGAATGCCCAAGTTGCGGAAGCACGTGCTTCGTCCATTGGCGGACAACAGGGCGCGTGCCCGAATCCAGTTCCACAGACGGTTCCCATGCGAGAAGAGCTTGAGAGCGTCGCCGATATGCTAGTCGCATTGGCAGACGCCTTCAGCGAAGATCCAAGCATTGTCGAAAGGTACCTAACCCGCCTGCAAGTCCTCGATGTCGCGGCGCAGAAGATTCGTTATTTTGCTCGGCGATAG
- a CDS encoding response regulator transcription factor, translated as MRINSEAGAFADAHRRMIEARNRIAVLSTREREVLDWLAEGCSNKLIASEMSISPRTVEIHRAKMMSKLGADHVSQAVRLRMEANLEGNVSSRLSA; from the coding sequence GTGCGTATCAATAGTGAGGCAGGAGCTTTTGCTGATGCTCACCGCAGGATGATCGAGGCCCGAAATCGCATTGCGGTCCTCTCGACCCGCGAGCGAGAGGTGCTCGATTGGCTTGCCGAGGGTTGCAGCAACAAGCTTATCGCGAGCGAGATGTCGATTAGTCCGCGGACGGTCGAAATCCATCGTGCCAAGATGATGAGCAAGCTGGGTGCGGACCACGTCAGCCAGGCCGTGAGATTGCGCATGGAAGCAAATCTGGAAGGCAACGTGAGCAGCAGGCTGAGTGCATGA
- a CDS encoding LysR family transcriptional regulator, protein MKIGEPSLDQLRIFLAVEEEGTFGGAARRMGRAVSAISYGIAQMEQMLGVTLFLREGSRKPELTDAGRGLLPEARAVADRADALIAKTRSLHAGLESEVGLVVDVMVPGEVTARVLREFRSMFPTVALTLRVEGLGAVAACLLGGESHLGIGGPVIADSPDLERQVIGQVELVPVASPAHPLARAGIKTGESREHLQLILTDRSSLTEGREFSVLSPLSWRLGDLGAKHALLREGIGWGNMPRPMVAADIATGILVELELPEKPGANYTFSAIWRRDTRPGPSTSWLIDAFRNALK, encoded by the coding sequence GTGAAAATCGGCGAACCGAGCTTGGATCAGTTGCGCATTTTCCTTGCTGTCGAGGAGGAGGGAACCTTCGGCGGTGCTGCAAGGCGCATGGGACGCGCGGTATCTGCCATTAGCTATGGCATCGCACAGATGGAGCAGATGCTCGGCGTTACCCTTTTTCTGCGCGAGGGTTCGCGCAAGCCGGAATTGACCGACGCAGGCCGTGGGCTTCTGCCCGAAGCACGCGCGGTGGCCGACCGGGCCGACGCGCTCATCGCCAAGACTCGCAGCTTGCACGCGGGGCTCGAGAGCGAAGTTGGGTTGGTCGTCGACGTCATGGTGCCGGGCGAGGTGACCGCGCGGGTGCTACGAGAGTTTCGGAGTATGTTCCCGACGGTCGCGCTCACCCTGCGCGTCGAAGGGCTAGGGGCGGTTGCGGCTTGTTTGCTTGGCGGCGAGAGTCATCTCGGCATTGGCGGTCCGGTGATCGCAGACAGTCCCGACCTAGAACGGCAGGTTATCGGCCAAGTCGAACTTGTACCGGTAGCTTCCCCCGCGCATCCACTCGCACGGGCTGGGATCAAGACGGGTGAAAGTCGCGAGCATCTTCAGTTGATCCTGACCGACCGATCAAGTCTTACCGAAGGCCGCGAGTTCTCCGTCCTCAGCCCACTTAGCTGGCGACTTGGCGATCTCGGTGCCAAGCATGCCCTCCTCAGGGAAGGGATTGGTTGGGGCAATATGCCGCGACCGATGGTCGCGGCCGACATTGCAACGGGCATACTTGTTGAGCTGGAACTGCCCGAGAAGCCTGGGGCGAACTATACCTTTAGCGCGATCTGGCGGCGTGATACCCGGCCAGGCCCATCGACCAGTTGGCTTATCGACGCGTTTCGCAACGCCCTGAAATGA
- a CDS encoding pirin family protein — MIELRPFETLGAANYGWLDAHHHFSFADYHDPARVNWGALRVWNDDTIAPQTGFPTHPHNDMEIITYVRKGAITHRDSVGNAGRTEAGDVQVMSAGSGIRHSEYNYEVENTQIFQIWIIPSERGGEPGWGARPFPKGERAGKFVPLASGSANDDDALPIRADARVLGATVKAGESVTYAPRDPSRHLYLVPATGRVKVEDVEARARDGIAITQQAHVTITALEDSELVLVDAA, encoded by the coding sequence ATGATCGAACTTCGTCCTTTCGAAACTCTGGGTGCGGCCAATTATGGCTGGCTCGATGCGCATCACCACTTCTCTTTCGCCGATTATCATGATCCTGCCCGGGTCAACTGGGGCGCGCTCCGCGTATGGAACGATGACACCATCGCGCCCCAGACCGGCTTCCCGACCCACCCTCACAACGACATGGAAATCATTACTTATGTCCGCAAGGGAGCCATCACCCACCGTGACAGCGTAGGCAATGCGGGTCGCACCGAAGCAGGCGATGTCCAGGTGATGAGCGCCGGTTCCGGCATTCGTCATTCGGAATACAATTACGAGGTCGAAAATACCCAGATTTTCCAGATCTGGATCATCCCCTCCGAACGTGGCGGCGAGCCGGGCTGGGGCGCTCGCCCTTTCCCTAAGGGCGAACGTGCCGGCAAGTTTGTCCCACTCGCAAGCGGAAGCGCGAACGATGACGATGCCCTGCCGATCCGTGCCGATGCCCGGGTTTTGGGCGCAACGGTAAAGGCTGGCGAAAGTGTGACCTACGCCCCGCGCGATCCTTCGCGGCACCTCTACCTCGTCCCGGCCACTGGACGGGTGAAGGTCGAGGACGTCGAGGCACGGGCCCGCGACGGCATCGCCATCACCCAGCAAGCTCATGTGACCATCACCGCGCTGGAAGACAGCGAACTGGTGCTCGTCGACGCGGCCTAA
- a CDS encoding FMN-dependent NADH-azoreductase has protein sequence MSTILHITASIRSNEESVSRSLSSKLVDSLVERNGANVVNRDLAANDLPFIDAVRFAANLVPLAERSDEQRELAAIADTLIAELQDADTIVFGVPIYNFSVPATVKAWADLVARAGTTFQYTANGPEGLLTGKKVYITTTSGGTPVGSAYDFMTPWLTLFLGFLGITDVEIVAADGIMGADGEAKIASAHEQIEMLAA, from the coding sequence ATGTCCACTATCCTCCACATCACCGCCAGCATCCGCAGCAACGAAGAGTCAGTCAGCCGTAGCCTTTCGAGCAAGCTCGTCGACAGCCTTGTCGAACGCAATGGAGCCAATGTCGTGAACCGCGACCTCGCGGCGAACGATCTGCCCTTCATCGATGCCGTGCGCTTCGCCGCGAACCTCGTGCCGCTTGCCGAACGCAGCGATGAGCAGCGCGAACTGGCGGCCATCGCCGACACGCTGATCGCTGAACTTCAGGATGCTGACACGATCGTGTTCGGTGTTCCGATCTACAACTTCTCAGTGCCAGCTACGGTTAAGGCCTGGGCCGACCTTGTCGCCCGCGCGGGAACGACTTTCCAATACACTGCCAATGGTCCTGAGGGCCTGCTTACGGGCAAGAAGGTTTACATCACTACCACCTCGGGCGGCACGCCAGTTGGCAGCGCCTATGACTTCATGACCCCGTGGCTCACCCTCTTCCTCGGCTTCCTTGGCATCACCGATGTCGAGATCGTCGCAGCAGACGGCATCATGGGTGCCGACGGAGAAGCCAAAATCGCCTCGGCCCACGAACAAATCGAGATGCTTGCTGCCTAG
- a CDS encoding DoxX family protein, which translates to MNTITESYIKPNTASTSIDWLALGARIMLAAIFILAGFNKAADPVGTMGYIGSVGLPFPELGLFAAIAIEVIGGLALVAGFKTRAVALVLAIFSIVTAAIFHSQLADQVQFVMFFKNFAMAGGFLQVAAFGPGRFSLDRR; encoded by the coding sequence ATGAACACGATCACCGAAAGCTACATCAAGCCGAACACCGCCAGCACGTCGATCGACTGGCTTGCACTTGGTGCGCGCATCATGCTCGCCGCTATCTTCATCCTCGCCGGGTTCAACAAGGCTGCCGATCCCGTTGGGACCATGGGCTACATCGGTTCGGTCGGGTTGCCGTTTCCCGAGCTGGGGCTGTTTGCAGCCATTGCGATCGAAGTGATCGGGGGACTAGCGTTGGTCGCCGGCTTCAAGACCCGCGCGGTAGCACTTGTCCTCGCAATCTTCAGCATTGTCACCGCGGCAATCTTTCACAGCCAGTTGGCTGACCAAGTTCAGTTCGTGATGTTCTTCAAGAACTTCGCCATGGCCGGTGGTTTCCTGCAGGTAGCAGCCTTTGGCCCTGGCCGCTTCTCGCTGGATCGTCGCTAA
- a CDS encoding tyrosine-type recombinase/integrase: MGYSHYDPGMQDRPPWNAGKKVGTKRPLSQKQIWAVRFFLDREQRIRDRALFDLAIDSKLRGCDLVKLKIGDLVAGSEIRRRATIIQQKTHRPVQFELTSDVRASLMAWFERRGGTIEDYAFPSRIDCNGHLSTRQYARLVDEWVTAIGLRREEYGTHSMRRTKASMIYKATGNLRAIQILLGHSKIENTVRYLGVDIEDALLLAERTEI; this comes from the coding sequence ATGGGCTACTCACACTATGATCCGGGAATGCAGGATCGACCACCTTGGAACGCCGGCAAGAAAGTCGGGACCAAGCGACCACTGTCGCAGAAGCAAATATGGGCTGTTCGCTTCTTTCTCGATCGCGAGCAACGTATCCGAGACCGAGCGTTGTTCGACCTCGCCATCGACAGCAAGCTGCGCGGCTGCGACCTGGTCAAACTCAAGATCGGCGACTTGGTTGCCGGCAGTGAGATCCGGCGACGAGCGACTATCATCCAGCAAAAGACGCACCGGCCTGTTCAGTTCGAACTGACGAGCGACGTACGGGCCAGCCTCATGGCGTGGTTCGAGCGTCGTGGCGGCACGATAGAGGATTATGCCTTCCCGAGCCGGATAGATTGCAACGGACATCTGAGCACCCGGCAGTATGCTCGGCTGGTTGATGAGTGGGTCACAGCTATCGGACTTCGCCGGGAGGAGTACGGTACACACTCGATGCGGCGAACCAAGGCTTCGATGATTTACAAGGCAACGGGCAACCTGAGAGCCATCCAGATATTGCTCGGCCATTCCAAGATCGAGAACACTGTCAGGTACCTTGGTGTCGATATCGAGGATGCCCTACTGCTCGCTGAGCGAACAGAGATCTGA